The Chryseobacterium sp. 52 genome includes a region encoding these proteins:
- a CDS encoding LacI family DNA-binding transcriptional regulator codes for MKRITIKDLSKFLSLSTSTISRALLNDKNVSYETRKRVLDTADQLGYKPNLTALNLKSGQSKTIGVVVPEMITPFSAKVLEGIQDILYPLGYRLVITQSDENPVIERKNLQLLEDFNVDGIIINLCHETYNNDLYQQIINQGTPLVFFDRIPSKSLNVSKVIVDDYINSSLIVEYLIKTGRKRIAHIMGPQTIRNAVERANGYKRIMAKYNIFDEDLIISTEGMSFEYGKDAVKQLLDKNIEFDSIFAFSDTLAIGAMNSLLERNIKIPDNVAIASFSGTELSTIVYPQLTSVQQPLVKMGETAAELMLEKIRDSLTPSRTVVMDAVLVYRASTL; via the coding sequence ATGAAGCGAATTACCATTAAAGATCTTTCTAAATTTCTGTCATTATCTACCTCTACCATCTCCAGAGCCCTGCTTAATGACAAAAATGTAAGCTATGAAACCAGAAAACGGGTACTGGATACAGCGGATCAACTGGGATATAAACCTAACCTTACAGCTTTAAATTTAAAATCCGGCCAGTCAAAGACAATAGGTGTTGTAGTCCCTGAAATGATCACTCCGTTTTCGGCGAAGGTACTTGAGGGAATTCAAGATATCCTGTATCCTCTGGGGTACAGGCTGGTTATTACCCAATCTGATGAGAATCCTGTTATTGAAAGAAAAAACCTGCAGCTTCTGGAAGACTTTAATGTAGATGGGATTATCATTAACTTATGTCACGAAACCTACAATAATGACCTGTACCAGCAGATTATAAATCAGGGAACTCCTTTGGTCTTTTTTGACAGAATTCCGAGTAAATCCCTGAATGTTTCCAAGGTAATTGTCGATGATTACATCAACTCCTCTTTGATAGTGGAATACCTGATTAAAACCGGAAGAAAAAGAATTGCCCATATCATGGGACCGCAAACCATCCGAAATGCTGTAGAAAGAGCGAATGGCTACAAACGTATTATGGCGAAATATAATATTTTTGATGAGGATTTAATCATTTCAACCGAAGGAATGTCCTTTGAATATGGAAAAGATGCAGTGAAGCAGTTGCTGGATAAAAATATAGAATTTGACAGCATTTTTGCATTCAGCGATACTTTGGCAATAGGTGCGATGAATTCTCTTCTTGAACGCAACATCAAAATACCGGACAACGTTGCTATAGCCAGTTTTTCCGGCACTGAATTATCTACCATAGTTTATCCGCAGCTGACCAGCGTACAGCAGCCATTGGTGAAGATGGGTGAAACTGCCGCAGAATTGATGCTGGAAAAAATAAGAGATAGTTTAACACCCAGCAGAACAGTGGTAATGGACGCGGTACTGGTCTACCGGGCTTCTACTTTATAA
- a CDS encoding carbohydrate kinase family protein: MEKKKFKAVCFGEVLWDIFPGEQRRIGGAPFNVAYHLFKMGLDVDMISSVGNDELGHELLHKIKNWQISTDNIQVTEEHPTSTVVASVDENNDAHYDIVENVAWDCIEMTQKNQQAIGMADALVFGTLAARNEKSKNTLFQLLEMSSYNVFDINLREPYYDIMIINELLHKTQLAKFNKAELRMVLDFLKKEYKDEKDSIRYLQDKFGIREIIVSKGSKGALYAHEDKFYLYPTIPVEVKDTVGSGDSFLAGFLSKRLQKETSAHEIMAQAVSLGAFITSQEGACPDYTLEDFIEFKEKHQLSALSF, translated from the coding sequence ATGGAAAAGAAAAAATTTAAAGCAGTCTGCTTTGGGGAAGTCCTTTGGGATATATTTCCGGGAGAACAGAGAAGAATTGGTGGAGCACCGTTCAATGTGGCATATCACCTTTTTAAAATGGGTCTTGATGTAGATATGATCAGCAGTGTGGGAAATGATGAGCTTGGTCATGAGTTGCTGCATAAAATTAAAAACTGGCAGATTTCTACAGATAATATTCAGGTAACGGAGGAACATCCAACGAGTACCGTGGTTGCATCAGTAGATGAAAACAATGATGCTCATTATGATATTGTAGAAAATGTTGCGTGGGATTGTATTGAAATGACTCAGAAAAACCAGCAGGCTATCGGTATGGCTGATGCTTTGGTCTTCGGAACATTGGCTGCCAGGAATGAAAAATCAAAAAATACTTTGTTTCAACTGCTTGAAATGAGTTCTTATAATGTGTTTGATATTAATTTGAGGGAGCCTTATTATGATATTATGATCATTAATGAGTTACTGCATAAGACACAGTTGGCAAAATTCAATAAAGCGGAACTGCGTATGGTCTTAGATTTTTTAAAGAAAGAATACAAAGATGAAAAAGACAGCATCCGCTATTTGCAAGACAAATTTGGAATCCGCGAGATTATTGTTTCAAAAGGAAGTAAAGGCGCTCTTTATGCTCATGAAGACAAGTTTTATCTGTATCCAACAATTCCCGTTGAGGTTAAAGATACGGTAGGAAGTGGTGATTCGTTTTTAGCCGGATTTTTATCCAAAAGATTACAAAAAGAAACTTCAGCCCATGAAATCATGGCTCAGGCTGTTTCATTGGGAGCTTTTATTACCTCGCAGGAAGGAGCATGTCCGGATTATACGCTGGAAGATTTTATTGAATTTAAAGAAAAGCATCAATTATCGGCTTTGAGCTTTTAA
- a CDS encoding ferritin-like domain-containing protein — translation MKKTINVSNQGATLDTGRRNFLKLGGIGLAMAGLTLIGCDDDNDFGMTDNSQVFDLGTGDVGVLNYAYALEQLEADFYTKVVNNFYSGISSVEKDLFTDLYHHEVIHRDFFKAAITGATSNILPTLQFQYPNVNFNDRNSVLATAKALEDTGVAAYNGAGKYITNPAYLVIAGKIVSVEARHASAIRNIINPGSTDFSGDDVIDANGLDLAKEPKDIVMAAGGFIKTPFTWKERGIS, via the coding sequence ATGAAAAAAACTATTAATGTTTCTAACCAGGGAGCAACTCTGGATACAGGCAGAAGAAATTTTTTGAAACTGGGTGGTATAGGACTGGCTATGGCAGGACTTACCCTGATCGGTTGCGATGATGATAATGATTTCGGAATGACAGACAACAGCCAGGTTTTTGACCTTGGAACCGGAGATGTCGGAGTTCTGAATTACGCCTACGCGTTGGAACAGCTGGAAGCTGATTTTTACACCAAAGTGGTTAATAATTTTTACTCTGGAATTTCAAGTGTTGAAAAAGACCTTTTTACAGACCTTTATCATCATGAAGTCATTCACCGCGACTTTTTTAAAGCGGCTATCACAGGAGCAACTTCGAATATTTTGCCCACGCTTCAATTCCAATATCCAAATGTAAATTTTAACGACAGAAATTCTGTTCTTGCAACAGCAAAAGCTTTGGAAGATACAGGAGTAGCAGCATACAACGGTGCGGGAAAATACATTACCAATCCGGCTTATTTAGTGATTGCAGGAAAAATAGTTTCTGTAGAAGCAAGACATGCTTCAGCGATCAGAAATATTATCAATCCGGGATCTACAGATTTTTCAGGGGATGATGTCATTGATGCCAATGGCCTCGACCTTGCCAAAGAACCTAAAGATATCGTGATGGCAGCAGGAGGATTTATAAAAACTCCTTTCACGTGGAAAGAAAGAGGAATCAGCTAA
- a CDS encoding ferritin-like domain-containing protein → MNILKLLDKLSNDKFFTTEATRLETITNISTFGKKAAVASIPLGLGALMATPAKAETLDKTVTGSFFKNALTDALQLALVLEYLENEYYVLGLAAAGLIPNSDRPVFMQISKHESAHVGFLKSTLTSLGETPGAKPTFDFTAGGKFMPFTDYNQFLVLAQAFEDTGVRAYKGQAGNVMSNKAVLQAALQIHSVEARHASQVRRMRANKGWIELANGGNMPAATNAVYAGEDNVNQAGFDTSTAFGAAAGSAAYDEILTGSEAQAIAGLFIV, encoded by the coding sequence ATGAACATTCTTAAATTACTAGATAAGCTTTCTAATGATAAATTTTTTACCACAGAAGCAACAAGATTAGAAACGATTACCAATATTTCAACATTTGGTAAAAAAGCAGCAGTAGCATCTATTCCATTGGGATTGGGAGCATTAATGGCAACTCCGGCTAAAGCTGAAACTTTAGATAAAACAGTTACAGGAAGTTTTTTTAAAAATGCTTTGACAGATGCTTTACAGCTAGCATTGGTACTGGAATATCTGGAAAATGAATATTACGTTTTAGGTTTGGCAGCAGCTGGGCTTATCCCCAATTCAGACCGACCGGTTTTCATGCAGATTTCAAAACACGAATCAGCACACGTAGGATTTCTGAAAAGTACACTGACTTCTTTAGGGGAAACTCCGGGAGCAAAACCTACTTTTGATTTTACGGCAGGTGGAAAATTTATGCCTTTTACAGATTATAATCAGTTTCTGGTTCTTGCCCAGGCTTTTGAAGATACAGGAGTTCGTGCTTATAAAGGACAGGCTGGAAATGTAATGTCTAATAAAGCGGTGCTGCAGGCTGCTCTTCAGATTCATTCTGTAGAAGCAAGACATGCTTCACAAGTGAGAAGAATGAGAGCCAATAAAGGCTGGATAGAATTGGCAAACGGAGGGAATATGCCTGCTGCTACCAATGCTGTTTACGCCGGAGAGGATAACGTTAATCAAGCCGGATTCGATACCAGTACTGCTTTTGGAGCAGCGGCAGGATCTGCAGCTTATGATGAAATTTTAACAGGATCTGAAGCTCAGGCTATTGCAGGTTTGTTTATTGTCTGA
- a CDS encoding MFS transporter, producing the protein MIIHSDIEPSRSKSNNPILPFVIITFIYFIVGFLTTVNEQLQAPLKFTFLSQAGGLKNTFTTLISFFFFLGYLLNGTLGSKWVNALGYKNTILRGLFFMISGLFMYLCSSWFGYQYPDLKFSIKDAVIPFGFVIFVIGSYLMGTAAAIIQVVVNPYAASYKLKGTQPVQRLNILTAINSIGTTSAPFFVTVIMFSGISIEKIEIKQLLLPLSILILCILIIIMITKRLHLPDIAHTRAVAGEKLERSIWSFRHFVLGVLAIFFYVGTEVAIGANINLYAFELMDSGHPITFFGKTDIIIGGMDLGIHALLSTLYWGGFLIGRAVSSFLSNISARTQLTVTTVLAAILALISIITQNLWFLVAIGLLHSSMWSCIYSLSIKGLNKYTSKASGIFISAVFGGAVFTLLQGGLADVFGSWRWTWFLTVICELLMLAYALFGSRIREKDMII; encoded by the coding sequence ATGATTATACATTCTGATATCGAGCCCTCAAGGTCAAAGTCGAATAACCCGATCCTGCCATTTGTTATTATAACATTCATTTATTTTATTGTGGGTTTTTTGACCACGGTGAATGAACAGTTGCAGGCCCCTTTGAAATTTACTTTTCTAAGTCAGGCCGGAGGACTTAAAAATACATTTACCACGCTCATCTCTTTTTTCTTCTTTTTAGGCTATCTGCTGAATGGAACTTTAGGAAGTAAGTGGGTGAATGCTTTAGGGTATAAAAATACAATTCTCCGAGGTCTTTTCTTTATGATTTCAGGACTGTTCATGTATCTGTGTTCATCATGGTTCGGGTATCAATATCCGGATTTGAAATTCAGTATTAAAGATGCTGTTATTCCTTTCGGTTTTGTGATCTTTGTTATAGGCTCCTATTTGATGGGAACTGCGGCAGCTATCATTCAGGTGGTTGTAAACCCTTATGCAGCTTCTTATAAGTTGAAAGGAACTCAACCTGTACAACGGTTGAATATTTTAACGGCTATTAATTCAATAGGAACTACGTCTGCTCCTTTTTTCGTAACTGTCATCATGTTCAGTGGTATTTCTATTGAAAAGATAGAGATTAAACAGCTATTGTTGCCTCTCTCCATACTTATATTGTGCATCCTGATTATTATAATGATCACCAAAAGGCTTCATCTTCCTGATATTGCACACACAAGAGCTGTAGCAGGAGAGAAACTGGAAAGAAGCATCTGGTCGTTCAGGCATTTTGTGCTGGGAGTTCTTGCCATTTTCTTTTATGTAGGAACAGAAGTCGCTATCGGAGCTAATATTAACCTCTATGCTTTTGAACTGATGGATTCAGGACATCCGATTACATTTTTTGGAAAAACAGATATTATTATCGGTGGGATGGACTTAGGGATTCATGCTTTATTATCTACATTATATTGGGGTGGATTTCTTATAGGCAGGGCTGTGTCAAGTTTTTTGAGTAATATTTCTGCAAGAACACAGTTGACGGTCACAACAGTTTTGGCGGCCATTCTTGCGCTAATCTCAATAATCACTCAGAATCTATGGTTTTTGGTTGCCATCGGACTCTTGCATTCTTCGATGTGGAGCTGCATTTATTCTCTATCTATAAAAGGGTTGAATAAATATACTTCAAAAGCTTCAGGAATCTTTATTTCTGCTGTATTTGGCGGTGCTGTTTTTACCCTTTTACAGGGAGGATTAGCAGATGTTTTCGGATCATGGAGATGGACCTGGTTTCTTACTGTAATCTGTGAATTATTAATGCTGGCTTATGCTTTATTCGGATCTCGGATAAGAGAGAAAGATATGATTATTTGA
- a CDS encoding mannitol dehydrogenase family protein: MNTISYQYNAQKITTGILHIGVGNFHRAHQQFYTNLILESEDQQQWGICGVCLLPSDEKIVQNLRAQNLDYSLTVCGRNGTDEVYKIGSLRELIWGIEDPQAVIDKIANPSIKIISLTITEGGYNLDKETGEFLLNDEKIKHDLKNRTAPSTVFGFVAEGLRQRKMKNSGGVTILSCDNLQHNGNTAKRAFTEFIEAQDKALAEWVKIHVTFPNSMVDRITPAVSAEDIQRLNQKSGMIDLAPVYCEDFAQWVIEDHFIAGRPSWERAGVEFTDDVTAFENMKLSLLNASHTLLSYPSFLMGYRKVDEAMEDQDIVKFVRNFMDTDITPLVPAPENTDLEEYKKTLIERFANHSVSDQVSRLCFDGISKFPVYIIPNLAKMIERNMDLTLPAFLLASYRHYLKYKTDDHGHSYEIGEPWLTADDEHLIMSQDPFDFLGLSAFKATDLKTSDKFVELYIQFAGDIKNQGIGPVLKSIIKIAHHDYTF, encoded by the coding sequence ATGAATACGATCTCTTATCAGTATAATGCTCAGAAAATTACTACTGGAATTTTACACATCGGCGTAGGGAATTTCCACCGCGCACATCAACAGTTTTATACCAATCTCATATTGGAATCTGAAGACCAGCAGCAATGGGGAATCTGCGGGGTCTGTCTATTACCTTCTGATGAAAAAATAGTTCAAAATTTAAGAGCTCAAAATCTTGATTATTCTCTTACCGTGTGTGGAAGAAACGGAACGGATGAGGTTTACAAAATAGGATCTTTGCGTGAACTGATCTGGGGAATTGAAGATCCGCAAGCTGTGATAGATAAGATCGCAAACCCTTCAATTAAAATAATCAGCTTAACGATTACCGAAGGAGGTTACAATCTGGACAAGGAAACGGGTGAGTTTCTTCTAAACGATGAAAAGATTAAGCATGATTTAAAAAACAGGACTGCTCCTTCAACAGTCTTTGGGTTTGTTGCAGAAGGACTTCGTCAGAGAAAAATGAAAAATAGTGGAGGAGTTACCATTCTTTCCTGTGATAACCTTCAGCACAATGGAAATACAGCTAAAAGAGCTTTTACAGAATTTATTGAAGCTCAGGATAAAGCTCTTGCAGAATGGGTGAAAATTCATGTTACTTTTCCGAACAGTATGGTAGACCGGATTACTCCTGCGGTATCAGCAGAAGATATTCAAAGGCTGAATCAAAAAAGCGGAATGATAGATTTGGCACCTGTTTATTGTGAAGATTTTGCACAATGGGTGATCGAAGATCATTTTATTGCCGGAAGGCCTTCCTGGGAGAGGGCCGGTGTAGAATTTACGGATGATGTAACGGCTTTTGAAAATATGAAGCTGAGTCTGCTTAATGCTTCACACACCTTACTTTCTTATCCTTCTTTTCTGATGGGATACCGTAAAGTAGATGAAGCCATGGAAGATCAGGATATTGTAAAATTTGTCCGCAACTTTATGGATACAGATATTACTCCTTTGGTTCCGGCTCCTGAGAACACAGATTTAGAAGAATATAAAAAAACACTTATTGAAAGGTTTGCGAATCACAGTGTCAGTGATCAGGTAAGCAGATTATGTTTCGATGGAATTTCAAAATTCCCGGTGTATATCATTCCTAATCTTGCTAAAATGATTGAACGTAATATGGATCTTACTCTGCCAGCATTTTTGCTTGCTTCATACAGACATTATCTAAAATATAAAACAGATGACCACGGACATTCTTATGAAATAGGAGAGCCCTGGCTGACAGCTGATGATGAACACCTGATTATGAGCCAGGATCCCTTTGATTTCTTAGGACTGAGTGCTTTTAAAGCTACCGATCTGAAAACTTCAGACAAGTTTGTAGAATTATATATTCAGTTTGCAGGCGATATTAAAAATCAGGGAATAGGTCCGGTATTAAAATCAATCATAAAAATAGCGCACCATGATTATACATTCTGA